In Corynebacterium matruchotii, a single genomic region encodes these proteins:
- a CDS encoding aminotransferase class IV: MPEGYRLGAAGFVPVPSVPLLPAPPDHNVIDSFLLVDGVVSGLGLHIDRFVRSVSGFVPLGVSAAELESMVRACLPQVGEWFPRLECHAVDRGGPCEVYLWVRPAPARRVATRLWVPAGSDPRERPEIKGWDLPVLTDMRAEAVRQGADDALLLAAATGDAIETTTGALVAWVGDHLVTADAGVLPSVTWRRTIAGVRAAGIRVVSGAVSVKELRRLPCAVGNALHGWTPVVTIHDAHTVTRSPAPPVNLNRFLR, encoded by the coding sequence ATGCCTGAGGGCTACCGCCTGGGTGCTGCAGGGTTCGTGCCGGTGCCGAGTGTGCCCCTGCTGCCGGCGCCGCCGGACCATAATGTGATCGACTCGTTTCTGCTGGTTGACGGAGTGGTGTCGGGGCTGGGGTTGCATATTGACCGGTTCGTGCGGTCTGTGTCGGGTTTTGTCCCCCTGGGGGTTTCGGCCGCGGAACTAGAGTCCATGGTGCGGGCCTGTTTGCCGCAGGTGGGGGAGTGGTTTCCCCGCCTGGAATGCCACGCGGTGGATCGAGGCGGGCCGTGCGAGGTGTATCTTTGGGTGCGGCCGGCCCCGGCGCGCCGGGTGGCTACCAGGTTGTGGGTGCCGGCAGGGTCGGATCCGCGGGAACGCCCGGAAATCAAGGGGTGGGATTTGCCGGTGCTGACGGATATGCGGGCGGAGGCCGTGCGGCAGGGGGCGGACGATGCGCTACTACTGGCCGCAGCCACCGGCGATGCCATTGAGACCACGACGGGGGCGCTGGTCGCGTGGGTGGGGGACCACCTGGTGACGGCGGACGCGGGGGTGCTGCCGTCGGTGACGTGGCGGCGCACCATAGCGGGGGTGCGGGCGGCCGGAATCCGGGTGGTGTCCGGCGCGGTCAGCGTCAAGGAGCTGCGCCGATTGCCGTGCGCGGTTGGCAATGCGCTCCATGGGTGGACGCCGGTGGTGACGATCCATGACGCACACACTGTGACCCGGTCCCCGGCGCCACCGGTGAATCTTAATCGGTTTCTTCGCTAG
- a CDS encoding isoprenyl transferase, with translation MIPPILPALLYPLYERRLLREISGAKRPEHVAIMCDGNRRWAREAGFIDVSHGHRVGAKKIGELVSWCADTDVELVTIYLLSTENLGRDAEELQLLLDIICDVVAELSAPHRNCRVRLVGHLNLLPEHISHRLSVSSEQTKTNTGVTVNVAVGYGGRQEIVDAVRDFIASEAREGTTTTELVEKVSAEAIASHLYTSGQPDPDLVIRTSGEQRLSGFLLWQSAYSEIWFTDTYWPAFRRLDFLRALREYSKRSRRFGK, from the coding sequence ATGATTCCCCCCATTCTGCCGGCGTTACTATATCCCCTCTACGAGCGGCGATTGCTGCGGGAAATCTCCGGCGCCAAACGACCCGAACACGTCGCAATCATGTGCGACGGCAACCGTCGATGGGCGAGGGAAGCCGGGTTTATCGACGTCAGCCACGGGCATCGGGTGGGTGCGAAAAAAATTGGGGAACTTGTCTCCTGGTGCGCCGACACCGATGTGGAATTGGTTACCATTTACCTGCTCTCCACCGAAAACCTGGGGCGTGACGCCGAAGAACTTCAACTCCTGCTCGACATCATCTGTGACGTTGTTGCCGAACTCTCCGCCCCGCACCGAAACTGTCGCGTGCGACTCGTCGGGCACCTCAACCTGCTGCCCGAACACATATCCCACCGGCTCAGCGTATCCTCCGAACAAACCAAAACCAACACTGGTGTGACCGTCAACGTTGCTGTGGGCTACGGGGGGCGGCAAGAAATCGTGGACGCGGTCCGCGACTTCATCGCCAGCGAGGCGCGCGAGGGCACCACCACCACGGAACTTGTGGAAAAAGTCAGCGCCGAAGCCATCGCCTCCCACCTCTACACCTCCGGGCAACCCGACCCGGACCTGGTCATTCGCACGTCGGGAGAACAACGATTATCCGGCTTCCTTCTGTGGCAGTCGGCCTACTCGGAAATTTGGTTCACCGACACCTACTGGCCGGCCTTCCGCCGCCTCGATTTCCTGCGGGCACTGCGCGAATACTCCAAGCGCTCCCGCCGATTCGGAAAATAA
- a CDS encoding DUF4307 domain-containing protein: MTNRSRYHGHTAQPQSTISSKIVAVFALMLVIAFAVALAKYLQTSENQTTNVTFASSERISDNSLRVWVDVKRKNVDTPAYCIVTALNYDMAEVGRREVYISPGGENLQRLQLDITTREPAVAGGAYGCGETIPFYLDQTEEQVGALPATSG; encoded by the coding sequence ATGACTAACCGTTCAAGATACCATGGGCACACCGCCCAACCACAGTCCACTATCAGCAGTAAAATCGTGGCGGTGTTTGCGTTGATGCTGGTCATTGCGTTTGCGGTGGCGTTGGCGAAGTATTTGCAGACCAGCGAGAACCAGACCACGAACGTCACCTTCGCCAGCTCCGAGCGTATAAGCGATAATTCGCTACGGGTGTGGGTGGATGTGAAGCGGAAGAATGTGGATACGCCCGCCTATTGCATTGTGACGGCGCTAAATTATGACATGGCGGAGGTGGGCCGCCGCGAGGTGTATATTTCCCCTGGTGGGGAGAATCTGCAACGGTTGCAGTTGGATATTACTACGCGGGAACCAGCGGTGGCGGGGGGCGCGTATGGTTGCGGGGAGACGATCCCGTTTTATTTAGACCAGACTGAGGAGCAGGTTGGTGCCCTGCCTGCGACCAGCGGGTAA
- a CDS encoding Bax inhibitor-1/YccA family protein, with translation MRSSNNPVLKSLSEVRTTNYYGGYQQQAHDPYGQYGAPQQPLQAERPMTVDDVVTNTGITLGVIIALAAVNFGIAAFVNVKLSLLLTLIGAIGGLVTVLVGTFGKKYGSKAITLTYAAFEGLFVGGISVVLSGFIVGKQNAGLLIGEAIIGTLGVFLGMLYVYKTGAVKVTPRFNRIMTGALIGVLVLMLGNMVGAMFFGFNPLRDGGPIAIAFSLVCIVLAALSFISDFDVAEQLIREGAPARYSWGVAMGLAVTLVWLYTEILRLLSYFQSR, from the coding sequence ATGCGTAGTAGCAATAACCCGGTGCTGAAATCACTCTCAGAAGTCCGCACCACCAACTATTACGGCGGCTATCAGCAGCAAGCCCACGACCCCTACGGTCAGTACGGTGCGCCGCAACAACCACTACAGGCCGAGCGGCCCATGACCGTGGACGATGTGGTGACCAACACGGGGATCACCCTCGGCGTCATTATCGCCCTGGCCGCGGTGAACTTCGGCATTGCCGCATTTGTCAACGTCAAGCTGTCACTGCTGTTGACCCTGATTGGTGCCATCGGTGGGCTTGTTACCGTCCTGGTGGGCACCTTCGGTAAGAAATACGGTTCCAAGGCCATCACCCTGACCTACGCGGCCTTCGAAGGCCTGTTCGTTGGCGGCATTTCCGTTGTACTCTCCGGTTTCATCGTGGGGAAGCAAAACGCGGGCCTGCTCATCGGGGAGGCCATCATCGGCACCCTGGGCGTATTCCTCGGCATGCTGTACGTGTATAAGACCGGTGCCGTCAAAGTCACCCCCCGGTTTAACCGCATCATGACCGGTGCCCTGATCGGTGTGCTCGTGCTCATGCTCGGCAACATGGTGGGTGCCATGTTCTTCGGCTTCAACCCGCTGCGGGACGGCGGCCCGATCGCCATCGCCTTCTCCCTGGTGTGCATCGTGTTGGCGGCACTCAGCTTCATCTCCGACTTCGATGTGGCCGAGCAGCTGATCCGCGAAGGCGCCCCCGCCCGCTACTCCTGGGGTGTGGCCATGGGCCTGGCGGTCACCCTGGTATGGCTGTACACCGAAATCCTGCGCCTGCTGAGCTACTTCCAATCAAGGTAA
- the glyA gene encoding serine hydroxymethyltransferase, with amino-acid sequence MTDDIQYQPLAEFDPDVAAAIAGELGRQRATLEMIASENFVPRSVLQAQGSVFTNKYAEGYPGRRYYGGCENSDIVENLARDRAKALFGAEFANVQPHAGAQANAAVLMALANPGDKIMGLSLAHGGHLTHGMRLNFSGKLYQVVAYEVDPTTFRIDMDRVREQALAERPQVIIAGWSAYPRHQDFAAFRAIADEVGAKLWVDMAHFAGLVAAGLHPSPIPHADVVSTTVHKTLGGPRSGMILAKQEYAKAINSAVFPGQQGGPLMHAIAAKAVAMKIAATDQFRQRQQRTLDGAHILAERLTAADCQAAGIGVLTGGTDVHLALVDLRNSQLDGKQAEDLLHEVGITVNRNAVPFDPRPPMVTSGLRIGTPALATRGFDAAAFTEVADIIAEALTNATAVPDLQARVAKLADAFPLYDGLEDWRLI; translated from the coding sequence GTGACAGACGACATCCAATACCAGCCACTAGCAGAATTTGACCCGGATGTGGCGGCAGCAATCGCCGGCGAACTAGGTCGCCAACGCGCCACCCTGGAAATGATTGCCTCGGAAAATTTCGTGCCCCGCAGCGTTCTCCAAGCCCAGGGCTCCGTTTTCACCAATAAATACGCCGAGGGCTACCCGGGCCGCCGCTACTATGGTGGCTGCGAAAACTCCGACATAGTAGAAAACCTGGCCCGCGACCGTGCGAAAGCCCTCTTCGGCGCCGAATTTGCCAATGTGCAGCCGCACGCCGGCGCCCAAGCCAATGCTGCCGTGCTCATGGCGCTCGCCAACCCGGGCGATAAAATCATGGGCCTGTCCCTCGCCCACGGCGGCCACCTCACCCACGGTATGCGCCTGAACTTTTCCGGGAAGCTCTACCAGGTGGTCGCCTACGAAGTAGACCCCACCACCTTCCGTATCGACATGGACCGAGTGCGGGAGCAGGCCCTGGCCGAACGGCCGCAGGTGATTATCGCCGGCTGGTCCGCCTACCCGCGCCACCAGGATTTTGCGGCCTTCCGCGCCATCGCCGACGAGGTGGGGGCGAAACTGTGGGTGGACATGGCCCACTTCGCCGGCCTAGTCGCCGCCGGCCTGCACCCCAGCCCCATCCCGCACGCCGATGTCGTGTCGACCACCGTGCATAAAACCCTGGGCGGGCCCCGCTCCGGCATGATCCTCGCCAAGCAGGAATACGCTAAGGCCATTAACTCCGCGGTCTTCCCCGGCCAGCAGGGTGGTCCGCTCATGCACGCCATTGCCGCCAAGGCCGTGGCCATGAAGATTGCCGCCACCGACCAGTTTAGGCAGCGCCAGCAGCGCACCCTCGACGGCGCCCACATCCTGGCGGAGCGGCTCACCGCAGCCGACTGCCAGGCCGCCGGCATTGGCGTGCTCACCGGCGGGACCGATGTGCACCTGGCCCTCGTCGACCTGCGGAACTCGCAACTCGACGGTAAACAAGCCGAAGACCTACTGCACGAGGTGGGCATCACCGTCAACCGCAATGCCGTGCCCTTCGACCCCCGGCCACCGATGGTGACCTCCGGGCTGCGCATCGGCACACCCGCGCTGGCCACCCGCGGTTTCGACGCTGCCGCCTTCACCGAAGTCGCCGACATCATTGCCGAAGCCCTCACCAACGCCACGGCGGTACCAGATTTGCAGGCCCGGGTTGCGAAACTGGCCGACGCTTTCCCGCTCTACGACGGATTGGAAGACTGGCGCCTGATATAA
- the coaA gene encoding type I pantothenate kinase, which produces MTRPNVSSPYLDFDRRAWSGLRNSFPQVLTEDDLEKIRGIGESIDLAEVADVYLPLSRLIHLQIQARQELTATTETFLGENPQHVPFVIGVAGSVAVGKSTTARLLQVLLQRWPSHPHVDLVTTDGFLYPGAQLRKRGLMSRKGFPESYDQRALLRFVTDVKSGRPNVQAPVYSHTLYDRVPNEFITVNRPDILIVEGLNVLQTGPTLVISDLFDFSVYVDARTEDIERWYIERFLELRATAFREPDAHFSHYAQLPDSAAAQKARHIWQTINLPNLVENILPTRVRASLVLTKRSDHSVQRVRMRKL; this is translated from the coding sequence ATGACCCGCCCTAATGTTTCCAGCCCCTATCTAGATTTTGATAGGCGCGCCTGGAGTGGACTCCGTAATTCTTTCCCGCAAGTGCTCACGGAGGATGATCTGGAAAAGATTCGAGGCATTGGGGAATCCATTGATTTGGCCGAGGTTGCCGACGTTTATTTGCCGCTCAGCCGGTTGATTCACTTGCAGATTCAGGCGCGGCAGGAGCTGACCGCAACAACTGAAACGTTTTTGGGCGAAAACCCGCAGCATGTACCGTTTGTGATTGGGGTGGCGGGTTCGGTGGCGGTGGGAAAATCCACCACGGCCCGCCTCTTGCAGGTGTTATTGCAGCGGTGGCCCAGCCATCCGCATGTGGATTTGGTCACAACCGACGGGTTTCTGTACCCCGGCGCGCAGCTGCGGAAGCGGGGGCTCATGAGCCGGAAGGGGTTTCCGGAAAGCTACGATCAGCGGGCATTGTTGCGGTTTGTGACGGATGTGAAATCGGGCAGGCCGAATGTGCAGGCGCCGGTGTATTCGCACACACTCTACGACCGGGTGCCGAACGAGTTTATTACGGTGAACCGGCCGGACATTCTCATCGTTGAGGGGTTGAATGTGTTGCAAACCGGCCCTACCCTGGTGATTTCTGATTTGTTTGATTTTTCGGTGTATGTGGATGCGCGCACGGAAGATATTGAGCGTTGGTATATTGAGCGGTTTTTGGAGTTGCGCGCCACCGCGTTCCGGGAGCCGGATGCGCATTTTTCCCATTACGCCCAGTTGCCGGATAGCGCGGCGGCGCAGAAGGCGCGGCATATTTGGCAGACGATTAATCTGCCGAACCTGGTGGAGAATATTCTCCCCACGCGGGTGCGGGCATCGTTGGTGTTGACGAAGCGTTCCGACCATTCGGTGCAGCGGGTGCGCATGCGCAAGCTTTGA
- the pabB gene encoding aminodeoxychorismate synthase component I: MRILVIDHQDSFTFNLVSYLEDLVGQRPTVVNHDEKLSIEFIASFDAVIFSPGPGRADNPVDIGNTLNIIKLADVPMLGVCLGHQALAQAWGGGTDYAPEPVHGQTVWVYHDGVGLFAGLPSPLEVVRYHSLIAEPIPDSLVVTARTIDGIPMAMAHKELPQWGVQFHPESVGGFDGHRLLQNFLGMAARRGGVSFQLRQAPKVPAPPKPTPKWHANVLTIDKSVNTATIYRNLFARSYTSFWLDASDNDHADGRVSYLGDTTGPYAMTMMHNVGRGDVLDQLEWVLNTHVGDTSALDHLDLGFKLGWVGYLGYELKAECGADRAHTSPYPDMSLLFADRAVAVDHHQNQVHLMWLTGADEPSNQEQMQWVAEAVEAICSPRKRLKRREHPMRVTKLKARAGYDQYLSDINECIDRIYAGDSYEICLTNKITARGNIDVVSSYLQLREENPSPFGALLRFGDVAVMSTSPERFLRVDAAGMIESRPIKGTRVRGETAEEDELLREDLATNPKDRAENLMIVDLVRNDLAHVAQPGTVRAEPMFEVETFSTVHQLISTVTAELRGDKTRVDLIRSSFPGGSMTGAPKIRTMQIIDAIEGEARGIYSGALGYFGVDGAMDLSMVIRSIIVDGDSLSYGVGGAILALSDPETEYQEIMTKTVPLLDLTNQDFPTG, encoded by the coding sequence GTGCGCATCTTAGTCATTGATCACCAGGATTCGTTCACTTTCAACCTGGTTTCTTACCTAGAGGACCTGGTTGGCCAACGCCCCACAGTGGTCAACCATGACGAAAAACTCAGCATTGAATTCATCGCCAGCTTTGATGCAGTGATCTTTTCCCCCGGCCCCGGCAGGGCGGACAACCCGGTGGACATCGGCAACACCCTCAACATCATCAAGCTTGCCGACGTCCCTATGCTGGGCGTATGCCTCGGGCACCAAGCTCTCGCCCAGGCGTGGGGTGGCGGTACCGACTATGCCCCCGAACCCGTGCACGGCCAAACCGTGTGGGTCTACCACGACGGTGTTGGCCTATTCGCCGGCCTCCCCAGCCCCCTGGAAGTGGTCCGCTATCATTCACTCATTGCTGAACCAATACCCGACTCCCTGGTGGTGACCGCTAGAACCATTGACGGCATCCCCATGGCCATGGCCCACAAGGAGCTACCACAATGGGGGGTGCAGTTTCACCCAGAATCCGTTGGCGGTTTCGACGGACACCGACTCCTCCAAAACTTCCTCGGCATGGCCGCCCGCCGCGGCGGCGTGAGCTTCCAGCTGCGGCAAGCCCCCAAAGTGCCAGCCCCGCCGAAACCAACCCCGAAATGGCACGCGAATGTGCTCACCATTGACAAGTCAGTGAACACGGCCACAATCTACCGCAATCTGTTTGCCCGCTCCTACACGAGTTTCTGGCTGGATGCCAGCGATAATGACCATGCGGATGGGCGGGTGAGCTACCTGGGGGACACCACGGGACCGTATGCGATGACAATGATGCACAACGTGGGTCGGGGGGACGTGCTCGACCAATTAGAGTGGGTGCTCAACACGCATGTGGGGGACACCAGCGCCCTCGACCACCTGGATTTAGGGTTCAAGCTGGGGTGGGTGGGGTATCTCGGCTATGAGCTCAAAGCGGAGTGCGGGGCGGATCGGGCACACACATCACCATACCCGGACATGTCATTGCTGTTTGCGGATCGGGCGGTTGCGGTGGATCACCACCAGAACCAGGTGCATTTGATGTGGCTCACGGGGGCGGATGAGCCGAGCAACCAGGAGCAGATGCAGTGGGTGGCCGAGGCCGTGGAGGCGATTTGTTCACCACGGAAGCGGCTCAAGCGGCGGGAGCACCCCATGCGGGTAACAAAGCTGAAGGCCCGAGCCGGCTACGACCAATATTTGTCGGACATCAACGAGTGCATCGACCGGATTTATGCCGGCGACAGCTATGAGATTTGCTTGACCAATAAGATTACGGCCCGGGGCAATATTGACGTGGTGTCATCATATTTGCAGCTGCGGGAGGAGAATCCCAGCCCGTTTGGGGCGTTGCTGCGGTTTGGGGATGTCGCGGTCATGTCGACGTCGCCGGAACGGTTTTTGCGGGTGGATGCCGCGGGCATGATTGAGTCGCGGCCGATCAAAGGGACCCGGGTTCGGGGGGAGACCGCGGAGGAGGATGAGCTGCTGCGGGAGGATTTAGCAACGAACCCTAAGGATCGGGCGGAGAACCTGATGATCGTCGATTTGGTTCGCAATGACTTAGCGCACGTGGCCCAACCCGGCACCGTCCGCGCCGAACCAATGTTCGAAGTTGAGACGTTTTCGACGGTACACCAATTAATTAGCACGGTCACTGCGGAGCTGCGGGGCGACAAGACCCGGGTGGATCTCATCCGCTCCAGCTTCCCGGGCGGGTCCATGACGGGGGCGCCGAAGATCAGGACGATGCAGATCATTGATGCGATCGAAGGGGAGGCTCGGGGTATCTACTCGGGCGCGTTGGGGTATTTCGGGGTTGATGGGGCCATGGACTTGTCCATGGTGATCCGCTCAATCATTGTTGATGGTGATTCGCTGTCGTATGGGGTGGGGGGCGCGATTTTGGCCCTGTCGGACCCGGAGACCGAATACCAGGAGATCATGACGAAGACGGTGCCGCTGCTGGACCTCACCAACCAGGATTTCCCGACCGGATAA
- a CDS encoding DUF5997 family protein: MTFNVTVVTVNEESVRQPSGTAMKPQTAAKKLGIYLPAAPEEFQATAITHAELAKLHTDPPEWLQTLRRTGPHPRPVVAQKLGITIAALKRNGMDKPLTTAEIKALLENQPDWLREARTAHAENRTAASEETD, from the coding sequence ATGACTTTTAATGTTACTGTTGTGACCGTGAATGAAGAATCTGTACGTCAGCCGTCCGGCACAGCCATGAAGCCGCAGACCGCCGCGAAAAAGCTGGGCATCTACCTGCCCGCCGCGCCAGAGGAGTTCCAGGCCACCGCGATCACCCACGCAGAGCTTGCGAAACTCCACACCGACCCGCCCGAATGGTTGCAAACTTTGCGACGCACGGGCCCGCACCCCCGGCCCGTCGTAGCGCAAAAACTCGGCATCACCATTGCCGCCCTCAAACGCAACGGCATGGACAAGCCGCTCACCACCGCCGAAATCAAGGCGCTGCTGGAAAACCAGCCGGATTGGTTGCGGGAGGCCCGCACCGCCCACGCCGAAAATCGCACCGCCGCTAGCGAAGAAACCGATTAA
- the greA gene encoding transcription elongation factor GreA, producing MVENQKQYITPESKAKLEEELNALIAHRPVVAAEINERREEGDLKENAGYDAAREMQDQEEARIKHISEILANSTTERSGIIEGVAHVGSVVHVYYNGKPENKETFLIGTRAAASDNKDLETYSEQSPLGAAILGAHEGETREYTAPNGKVISVTVVSAEPYDSVKAATLRNKKL from the coding sequence ATGGTGGAGAATCAGAAGCAGTATATCACCCCGGAAAGCAAGGCTAAGCTGGAGGAAGAGCTCAATGCCTTGATTGCGCACCGCCCGGTGGTGGCGGCGGAAATCAACGAGCGGCGTGAGGAAGGCGACCTGAAGGAAAACGCCGGCTATGATGCGGCGCGGGAGATGCAGGACCAGGAAGAGGCCCGCATCAAACATATTTCCGAAATTTTGGCGAATTCCACCACCGAACGGTCGGGCATTATTGAGGGCGTGGCCCATGTTGGTTCCGTGGTGCATGTGTACTATAACGGCAAGCCGGAGAATAAGGAGACGTTCCTTATTGGTACTCGTGCCGCAGCCTCCGACAATAAGGATTTGGAGACCTATTCCGAGCAGTCTCCGCTGGGTGCGGCAATCCTGGGCGCCCACGAGGGGGAAACCCGCGAATACACCGCCCCGAACGGTAAGGTTATTTCCGTTACCGTGGTTTCTGCCGAGCCGTATGATTCGGTGAAGGCCGCCACGCTGCGCAATAAGAAGCTGTAA
- a CDS encoding flavodoxin domain-containing protein, with amino-acid sequence MDAHIRYQSIYSSSKEYAEKLAELLTMQDISAQAFDADRPVPVDDKPVVIFSYVHGPVIPAAKLATRISTESPLGRNIAAVAVGMTPIESAKAKDQMCSMVPDTCTRFYVPGRLNYSTVQPGHKAILTSIVTALKLKPGKSPAEQALVAGYNKDIDGIDFSYLDPIVSWVTAG; translated from the coding sequence ATGGACGCCCATATTCGGTACCAATCCATCTACTCCTCGTCGAAAGAATATGCGGAAAAACTTGCCGAACTCCTCACCATGCAAGACATATCCGCACAAGCATTCGACGCTGACCGTCCGGTGCCTGTCGACGACAAACCCGTGGTGATTTTCAGCTATGTTCACGGACCGGTCATCCCCGCGGCCAAACTTGCCACCCGCATCAGCACCGAATCACCCCTCGGGCGAAACATTGCCGCCGTCGCGGTGGGCATGACCCCCATTGAATCTGCCAAGGCCAAAGACCAAATGTGCTCCATGGTGCCGGACACCTGCACCAGGTTTTACGTTCCCGGCCGGCTCAACTATTCCACTGTGCAACCCGGTCACAAGGCCATCCTCACCTCGATCGTTACCGCGCTGAAACTGAAACCCGGAAAATCCCCCGCCGAACAAGCCCTGGTGGCGGGCTATAACAAAGACATCGACGGCATTGACTTCAGCTACCTTGACCCCATCGTGTCCTGGGTTACTGCGGGCTGA
- the mca gene encoding mycothiol conjugate amidase Mca, protein MTQRRILAIHAHPDDESSKGAATMARYADEGNRVMVLTCTGGERGDILNPALIDTPGVKENIKAIRAEEMAAAVAALGVEHKWLGYIDSGLPQGDPLPPLPKGSFALADTDEVTQKVVQVIREFRPEVIITYDENGGYPHPDHLKVHEVSMLAWDLAGDPTYHPELGEPWEPLKLYYTHGFIRQRLQLFHDLLIKEGKPSPYGDILQRWKAHQGDIMLRVTTQVNAADYFEQRDQALRAHATQIDPAGTFFGTPVEVQQKMWPTEEFELAKTRVKTTFPETDLLAGLE, encoded by the coding sequence GTGACGCAACGACGAATCCTCGCCATCCACGCCCACCCCGACGACGAGTCCAGCAAAGGCGCAGCTACCATGGCCCGTTATGCCGACGAAGGCAACCGGGTCATGGTGCTCACCTGCACCGGTGGGGAACGCGGCGATATTCTCAACCCTGCCCTCATCGACACGCCTGGCGTGAAGGAAAACATCAAGGCCATCCGGGCCGAAGAAATGGCCGCAGCCGTCGCGGCACTCGGCGTGGAACACAAATGGCTCGGCTATATTGATTCCGGCCTGCCGCAAGGCGACCCGCTGCCGCCTCTCCCGAAAGGCAGCTTCGCCCTCGCCGACACCGACGAGGTCACCCAGAAAGTCGTGCAGGTCATCCGGGAATTCCGCCCCGAAGTCATCATCACCTACGACGAAAACGGCGGCTACCCCCACCCCGATCACCTCAAAGTCCACGAAGTATCCATGCTCGCCTGGGACCTGGCCGGGGACCCAACCTACCACCCGGAACTCGGCGAACCGTGGGAGCCCCTCAAGCTGTACTACACGCACGGATTCATCCGCCAACGCCTGCAACTATTCCACGACCTCCTCATCAAAGAAGGCAAGCCCAGCCCCTACGGGGATATTCTGCAACGGTGGAAAGCCCACCAGGGCGACATCATGCTGCGGGTCACCACCCAGGTGAATGCCGCCGACTATTTCGAACAACGCGACCAGGCCCTGCGCGCCCACGCCACCCAAATCGACCCGGCCGGCACATTCTTCGGCACCCCGGTGGAAGTGCAACAAAAAATGTGGCCCACGGAAGAATTCGAACTGGCCAAAACCCGGGTGAAAACCACCTTCCCCGAGACCGATTTACTCGCTGGGCTGGAATGA
- a CDS encoding AraC family transcriptional regulator, with translation MNSSALTNTVTSTLFWCHSGTAIVNAPDRIISVLAGDLVIAPAGAFITSSGAAGHDRGATGVVIPISFPGMKITGATRRMHLGQVWSDRMISEYSRSMLGESELSADIMKLFDDRAKPPKMPTAPAALAVAKQLQANPADPTSLIDFAKRQHVSSRTLQRQFQATTDYTFSEWRAAYRVSVAADLLSHQFTITNVASMVGFDATSSLTRAFKRHTGTTPSSFTTGAVGMGAAGVAPQIPPLTTFARAETDQVLWIYRGTATVTTAGYCRFMGAGETVTIPAGTDTRLDIAAGSIALPVPVNFDERNGTVDWALVFGMCEMTTPFAALEETERKLAEKDLIPTV, from the coding sequence ATGAATTCTTCAGCACTGACCAACACTGTGACATCCACGCTCTTTTGGTGCCATAGTGGCACCGCGATCGTGAACGCCCCCGACCGCATTATCTCCGTGCTTGCCGGCGACCTGGTTATTGCCCCAGCCGGTGCCTTTATCACCAGCTCCGGGGCCGCCGGCCACGACAGGGGTGCCACGGGGGTAGTTATCCCCATTAGCTTCCCCGGGATGAAAATCACCGGCGCTACCCGCCGCATGCACTTGGGGCAGGTGTGGTCCGACCGTATGATTAGCGAATATTCCCGCAGCATGCTGGGGGAATCCGAACTGAGCGCCGATATCATGAAGCTTTTCGACGACCGGGCCAAGCCCCCGAAAATGCCCACCGCCCCCGCAGCGTTGGCCGTCGCAAAGCAATTGCAGGCGAACCCGGCCGACCCGACCTCGCTCATTGACTTCGCTAAGCGGCAGCATGTGAGCTCCCGAACCCTGCAACGCCAATTCCAGGCCACCACCGACTACACCTTCAGCGAATGGCGGGCCGCTTATCGGGTGTCTGTCGCCGCCGACCTGTTGTCGCACCAATTCACCATCACCAATGTGGCATCCATGGTGGGATTCGACGCCACCAGCAGCCTGACTAGGGCGTTTAAACGGCATACCGGTACCACGCCGTCCTCGTTCACCACGGGCGCCGTCGGCATGGGGGCAGCGGGGGTAGCTCCGCAAATACCCCCGTTGACGACGTTTGCTCGGGCTGAAACCGACCAGGTGCTGTGGATCTACCGGGGCACGGCCACCGTCACCACCGCCGGCTATTGCCGATTCATGGGTGCGGGAGAAACCGTCACCATTCCCGCCGGGACCGACACCCGCCTCGACATCGCGGCCGGCTCCATTGCGCTGCCGGTACCGGTCAACTTTGATGAACGCAACGGGACGGTGGATTGGGCATTAGTGTTCGGCATGTGCGAGATGACCACACCGTTTGCCGCGCTTGAAGAGACCGAACGGAAACTTGCCGAAAAGGACCTCATTCCTACCGTCTAA